In a single window of the Bacteroidia bacterium genome:
- a CDS encoding amidophosphoribosyltransferase, with amino-acid sequence MSDELKHECGFALLRLRKPLEYYKLKYGTWMYGINKLYLLMEKQHNRGQDGAGAACIKLDLPPGKKYIHRYRSNASQSIQEVFGQIHKEFENVELRRPDHLADPQWAKQNLPFAGELFLGHLRYGTFGKNNIENVHPVMRENNWKSRNLVAAGNFNLTNVNELFNHLIELGQHPKDYSDTVSMLEKIGHFLDKEVERVFAKKKELGLSNSEISEHIERHIDIKRILNDATWRWDGGFAVAGMIGHGDSFVMRDPWGIRPAFYYYNDEIAVVTSERPVIQTVFNVPIAEIREVKPGHALIIRKDNVITEELIVEPYRKASCSFERIYFSRGTDRDIYRERKQLGKLLAPFVLKAIENDVENTVFSYIPNTAAVAFYGLTEAMTEFCNTRKKEKILALGNNITPEELDKFIHFSPRIETVAVKDAKLRTFITQDAARKDLVEHIYDVTYGIVRDHEDTLVIVDDSIVRGTTLKESILRMLDRLNPKRIMIVSSAPQIRYPDCYGIDMAKLGDFIAFQAAIALLKESGRQSIINDVYNKSKAQQEFAKEDIVNYVKLIYKPFTPEEISEKITQLLKPADIKAEIKIIYNSIENLHQAIPENRGDWYFTGNYPTPGGNMVVNNSFINYIEGRNQRAY; translated from the coding sequence ATGAGTGACGAATTAAAACACGAATGTGGTTTTGCATTATTAAGATTGCGCAAACCACTTGAATACTATAAGCTTAAATACGGAACGTGGATGTATGGCATAAATAAGCTGTACCTTTTAATGGAAAAACAACACAACCGTGGGCAAGATGGTGCTGGTGCTGCGTGTATAAAATTAGATCTTCCACCAGGGAAAAAGTATATTCACAGATATCGCTCAAATGCTTCGCAATCAATACAGGAAGTTTTCGGACAAATCCATAAGGAATTTGAAAATGTTGAACTTCGTCGCCCCGATCATTTAGCCGATCCACAGTGGGCAAAGCAAAATTTACCATTTGCCGGTGAACTTTTTTTAGGACATCTCAGATATGGCACTTTTGGAAAGAATAATATAGAAAATGTTCATCCTGTAATGCGTGAAAATAACTGGAAGTCCAGAAATCTTGTTGCTGCCGGAAATTTTAACCTTACTAACGTTAATGAACTTTTTAATCACCTTATTGAATTAGGGCAACATCCAAAAGATTATTCAGATACAGTTTCTATGCTCGAAAAAATCGGACATTTTCTGGATAAGGAAGTAGAACGGGTTTTTGCAAAGAAAAAAGAATTAGGACTTTCAAATAGTGAGATTTCTGAACATATTGAAAGACATATTGATATAAAAAGAATTCTTAATGATGCAACATGGAGATGGGATGGAGGTTTTGCTGTTGCAGGTATGATTGGACATGGAGATTCTTTTGTAATGCGCGATCCATGGGGAATTCGCCCGGCTTTCTATTATTACAATGACGAAATAGCAGTTGTAACAAGTGAGCGTCCTGTTATTCAAACTGTATTTAATGTGCCAATTGCAGAAATCAGAGAAGTAAAGCCAGGGCATGCTTTAATTATACGAAAGGATAATGTTATAACAGAGGAACTAATAGTTGAACCTTATCGCAAAGCAAGTTGTTCTTTTGAAAGAATATATTTCTCCAGAGGAACTGACAGGGATATTTACAGAGAAAGAAAACAATTGGGTAAGTTGTTAGCTCCATTTGTTTTAAAAGCGATTGAAAATGATGTAGAAAATACTGTATTTTCATATATACCAAATACAGCAGCTGTTGCTTTTTATGGCTTAACTGAGGCAATGACTGAATTCTGTAATACCAGAAAGAAAGAGAAAATTCTTGCACTTGGTAATAACATTACACCTGAAGAATTGGATAAGTTTATTCATTTTTCTCCAAGAATCGAGACTGTTGCCGTAAAAGATGCAAAACTCAGAACATTTATTACTCAGGACGCAGCACGAAAAGACCTTGTTGAGCATATTTATGATGTTACGTACGGTATTGTTCGTGATCACGAAGATACCTTAGTTATTGTTGATGATTCAATTGTTCGTGGAACAACACTTAAGGAAAGTATTTTAAGAATGCTCGACAGGTTGAATCCAAAAAGAATAATGATTGTTTCATCTGCTCCTCAGATTCGTTACCCGGATTGTTATGGAATAGATATGGCAAAGCTTGGCGATTTTATCGCTTTTCAGGCTGCTATTGCTTTACTTAAAGAAAGCGGTCGACAAAGCATAATTAACGATGTTTATAATAAATCAAAAGCTCAGCAGGAATTTGCCAAGGAGGATATTGTGAATTATGTTAAACTTATTTACAAACCATTTACTCCTGAAGAAATTTCTGAAAAAATCACACAACTCCTAAAACCTGCAGATATAAAAGCAGAAATAAAAATTATTTATAATTCAATTGAAAATCTTCATCAGGCAATTCCTGAAAACCGTGGTGACTGGTACTTTACAGGAAACTATCCAACTCCCGGTGGAAATATGGTTGTAAATAATTCTTTTATAAATTATATTGAAGGAAGAAATCAGAGAGCTTATTAG
- a CDS encoding T9SS type A sorting domain-containing protein — MKNILLILFFTLFSKLIIAQHAPFANFTPSVNSYIDYGRGLNLTCLTDLSISNKMTISLWVRWTNKTDPGVGNWANLFTLADSTNSGDNGVFWVQHNSDNSKFEFAIHTNSREYLYSTTNPTNGTWYFLTLVYDGSLANNNVKLYVNGVQEATMNKTGNIRAFPTASRLNMGRWSNPSNNYRHFNGKLDEVSIWKKALTQTQITDLMNNPTSVTGINYDATDLIGFWNFDNLTANNLGACPINGVIGSSTYLPVTFSNINTTTEKETVNVSWSTATEINNDYFTIQKSKNGIDFTSIGKTTGAGNSNNVNNYNYADYTPYHGTSYYRIKQVDFDGKESYSSISSVSMNSNSDFSISLFPNPSNGEKVIVSSNSNEITNFDIIITDISGREVFYSKNNNVSANLTLIDFPKGIFFVKAILGEKTITMKLINN, encoded by the coding sequence ATGAAAAATATTTTACTAATATTATTTTTCACACTTTTTTCAAAACTAATTATTGCACAACACGCACCTTTTGCAAACTTTACTCCATCTGTAAACAGTTATATTGATTACGGAAGAGGATTAAATTTAACTTGCTTAACTGACTTAAGTATAAGTAATAAAATGACAATTTCACTATGGGTAAGATGGACAAACAAGACAGATCCCGGTGTTGGAAACTGGGCAAATCTTTTTACACTAGCCGATTCAACAAATAGTGGTGACAATGGAGTTTTTTGGGTTCAACATAATTCAGATAATTCTAAATTTGAGTTTGCGATTCATACAAACTCTCGTGAATATTTATATTCAACTACAAATCCTACTAATGGAACATGGTACTTTTTAACTCTTGTATATGACGGCTCACTTGCAAATAATAATGTGAAATTATATGTAAACGGTGTTCAGGAAGCAACCATGAATAAAACAGGAAATATAAGAGCATTTCCTACTGCTTCAAGACTAAATATGGGAAGATGGTCAAATCCCAGCAACAATTACAGACATTTTAACGGTAAGCTTGATGAAGTTTCTATCTGGAAAAAAGCTCTTACCCAAACTCAAATTACAGATTTAATGAATAACCCAACATCAGTAACAGGAATTAATTACGATGCAACAGATTTAATTGGTTTTTGGAATTTTGATAACCTAACTGCAAATAATCTAGGAGCCTGTCCTATTAATGGAGTAATTGGCTCAAGTACATATTTGCCTGTTACTTTTTCAAACATTAATACAACAACAGAAAAAGAAACTGTTAATGTAAGTTGGTCTACTGCTACAGAAATTAACAACGATTATTTTACAATTCAAAAATCAAAAAATGGAATTGATTTTACAAGTATTGGAAAAACTACTGGGGCCGGTAATAGTAACAATGTGAATAATTACAATTATGCAGACTATACTCCTTACCATGGAACATCATACTATCGTATAAAACAAGTAGATTTTGATGGTAAGGAAAGTTATTCCTCAATATCTTCTGTTAGTATGAATTCAAATTCCGATTTTTCTATATCACTTTTCCCAAACCCATCAAATGGTGAAAAAGTAATTGTTTCGTCAAATTCAAATGAAATAACAAATTTTGATATAATTATTACAGATATCTCAGGAAGAGAAGTGTTTTACTCAAAAAATAACAATGTGTCAGCGAATCTGACTTTAATTGATTTCCCTAAAGGTATTTTCTTTGTAAAAGCTATTTTAGGAGAAAAAACTATAACAATGAAACTGATAAATAATTAA
- a CDS encoding SPOR domain-containing protein: protein MRCSIFVILFLLCSLVSYSQPKIFATIAESKQGWGKVTIQQESRIEAIIGKHIEINQKAKGFPGYRVQVYFGSGSDAKNTAHKIRTSLNTAFPDYDSYLVYEAPYFKVRVGDFRNRNEAYKAFKIIQSSYPGAFIVDDLIGLPRLD, encoded by the coding sequence ATGCGTTGTTCTATTTTTGTGATATTATTTTTGTTATGTTCATTGGTGTCTTATTCCCAACCTAAAATATTTGCTACAATTGCAGAATCAAAACAGGGTTGGGGTAAAGTTACTATTCAACAGGAATCTAGAATTGAAGCGATTATCGGAAAGCATATTGAAATAAACCAAAAAGCAAAAGGTTTTCCTGGTTATAGGGTACAGGTTTATTTCGGCTCAGGATCTGATGCTAAAAATACAGCACATAAAATAAGAACAAGTTTAAATACAGCTTTTCCAGATTATGATTCATATTTGGTATATGAAGCTCCATATTTTAAAGTACGTGTAGGCGATTTTCGAAATAGAAACGAGGCGTATAAAGCATTTAAAATAATTCAGTCAAGCTATCCGGGTGCTTTTATAGTTGATGATCTTATAGGGTTGCCAAGATTGGATTAA
- a CDS encoding universal stress protein, whose product MKKILVPIDFSADSVNALEHAISFANIIEADVRMIHVKRSKNFEMPFYFKDFDMVVGKSLDDFMNILIEKYKGKIKTKLDYKIREGNVFKEITNQAKYDDAYLIIMGTHGASGFEELMIGSNAFRVVSNAPCPIITIRNGFEHKDLKNVVMPIDFSKETRQKVPFVTELARFFGATVHVIGVAEISSVDITSKINTYCTQVEEYLKEKGVNCTKEVLVGSNITDITIDYAKKVNAELITIMTDQLTNAAFWLGPYAQQMVNHSPIPVLSIRSQG is encoded by the coding sequence ATGAAAAAAATTCTTGTTCCTATTGATTTCTCTGCTGATTCAGTAAATGCGTTAGAGCATGCAATTTCTTTTGCTAACATAATTGAAGCTGATGTTAGAATGATTCATGTTAAAAGAAGTAAGAATTTTGAGATGCCTTTCTATTTCAAAGATTTTGATATGGTAGTAGGTAAATCATTGGATGATTTTATGAATATTTTAATTGAAAAATATAAAGGAAAGATAAAAACTAAGTTAGATTATAAAATTCGTGAAGGAAATGTATTTAAAGAAATAACAAATCAGGCAAAATATGATGATGCTTATTTGATTATTATGGGAACTCATGGTGCCAGCGGATTTGAAGAGTTAATGATCGGTTCAAATGCATTCAGAGTTGTTTCAAATGCTCCATGTCCAATCATTACTATTAGAAATGGGTTTGAACATAAAGATCTTAAGAATGTTGTTATGCCTATTGATTTCTCAAAAGAAACCAGACAAAAGGTGCCATTTGTTACCGAGTTAGCAAGATTTTTTGGTGCTACAGTTCATGTTATTGGAGTGGCAGAAATAAGTTCTGTAGATATTACATCTAAAATAAATACTTATTGTACACAGGTTGAGGAATATTTAAAAGAAAAAGGTGTTAATTGCACAAAAGAAGTTTTAGTTGGCTCAAATATTACCGATATAACAATTGATTATGCAAAGAAAGTTAATGCTGAATTAATAACAATTATGACAGATCAATTAACAAATGCTGCATTCTGGTTAGGTCCATATGCCCAACAAATGGTAAATCATTCACCAATCCCGGTTTTAAGTATTCGTAGCCAAGGTTAA
- a CDS encoding LEA type 2 family protein, with amino-acid sequence MKRIFLFLVVITFLSSCTIKEVEIGKIEGVSIKDINKEHVSLELMVPVKNNNNFAFTISDVNLELTLSNVSLGKVKKSKKLKIPANSNAIQTMEFDIKFSKLAESPLTLLTSIIKNKVDLKASGYIKVRKCLIWKKFNINENQSVKLFRKGLF; translated from the coding sequence ATGAAAAGAATATTTTTGTTTTTAGTAGTTATAACTTTTCTTAGCTCTTGTACTATTAAAGAAGTCGAGATTGGTAAGATAGAAGGTGTTAGTATAAAGGACATTAACAAAGAGCATGTGAGTTTAGAATTAATGGTGCCTGTTAAAAACAATAACAATTTTGCTTTTACAATTTCTGATGTTAATTTAGAATTAACTTTAAGTAATGTATCATTAGGAAAAGTAAAGAAATCAAAAAAACTTAAAATCCCGGCTAATTCAAATGCAATTCAGACAATGGAATTTGATATTAAATTTAGTAAATTAGCAGAGAGTCCATTAACTCTTCTTACATCAATAATTAAAAACAAGGTTGATTTAAAGGCAAGCGGTTATATTAAAGTTAGGAAATGCTTAATATGGAAGAAATTTAATATTAATGAAAATCAGTCGGTTAAGTTATTTAGAAAAGGGTTATTTTAA
- a CDS encoding bifunctional metallophosphatase/5'-nucleotidase, producing the protein MKYRILFYLLLIIPVVVFSQGKSKKSTSEIVILHVNDMHGRIDQFPVLSAMVQDIKTKHKNVILVSAGDLFSGNPIVDKYSEKGYPMIDFMNDLKFDLSTLGNHEFDFGTATLAKRISEAKFPFIVANIKPKNKEFPQLEPYKKYKFGKTKLAILGLTQVEPSGHPDTRPENCAGVEFTDGINKTKEYSFLSKKSNVFVVLSHMGVAEDSILATKMPEINAIIGGHSHKALQPQMTVNGVTIVQAGYYLKYLGMLTINMEGNKIVSIHDTLLPLKGYKHADTLLIRKVNNYNNNEEFKKIAGYLGSDIKGDNELGGFMADAVLRSVKADFSFQNSGGIRVSEIPAGPVTIKQVYELDPFANEIMVCKMTPSQIRELIEYGYKKEKKADIISSGLNSVIYLNSDKSVNKVELFFPDGSTLDENRVYMVAINSYVVSSYKFGKTGEVKGTGITTTDALIHLLSIIKSANYSGVSSTKIVTN; encoded by the coding sequence ATGAAATACAGAATATTATTTTATCTGTTGTTAATAATACCGGTTGTTGTATTTAGCCAGGGTAAATCTAAAAAGTCAACATCAGAAATTGTAATACTACATGTGAATGATATGCATGGAAGAATTGATCAATTCCCAGTACTTTCTGCAATGGTACAAGACATAAAAACAAAGCATAAAAATGTAATTCTAGTTTCGGCAGGTGATTTATTTAGTGGAAATCCAATCGTTGATAAATACTCTGAGAAGGGTTATCCGATGATTGATTTTATGAATGATTTAAAATTTGATCTTTCAACTTTAGGAAATCACGAATTTGATTTTGGTACAGCAACTCTGGCTAAAAGAATTAGCGAAGCAAAGTTTCCGTTCATTGTCGCTAACATTAAGCCTAAGAATAAAGAATTTCCACAACTAGAACCTTATAAGAAATATAAATTTGGAAAAACAAAGCTTGCTATATTAGGATTAACTCAGGTAGAACCAAGTGGACATCCTGATACCAGACCTGAAAATTGCGCTGGTGTTGAATTTACTGATGGAATAAACAAAACTAAAGAATATAGTTTTCTTTCAAAAAAATCTAATGTGTTTGTTGTGCTATCACACATGGGTGTTGCTGAAGATTCAATTTTAGCTACAAAAATGCCTGAAATTAATGCAATTATTGGTGGGCACTCACATAAAGCTCTTCAACCACAAATGACTGTTAATGGTGTAACGATAGTACAAGCAGGATATTATCTGAAATATTTGGGAATGTTAACAATTAACATGGAAGGAAATAAAATTGTTTCAATTCATGATACATTATTGCCATTAAAAGGATATAAACATGCCGACACGTTGTTAATCAGAAAAGTTAATAATTATAATAACAACGAGGAGTTTAAAAAAATAGCAGGTTATTTAGGGTCCGATATTAAGGGAGACAACGAGCTTGGTGGGTTTATGGCAGATGCAGTTTTAAGATCTGTTAAAGCAGATTTTTCATTTCAAAATAGCGGAGGAATTAGAGTTTCGGAAATTCCTGCAGGACCTGTTACTATTAAACAGGTTTATGAGTTAGACCCATTTGCAAATGAAATTATGGTATGTAAAATGACTCCTTCTCAAATTCGTGAATTGATAGAATATGGTTATAAAAAAGAAAAAAAGGCGGATATAATTTCTTCAGGATTAAATTCAGTGATTTATTTAAATTCTGATAAATCGGTTAATAAAGTTGAATTATTTTTTCCTGATGGGAGTACTTTAGATGAGAACAGAGTTTATATGGTTGCAATAAACAGCTATGTTGTGAGTTCATATAAATTTGGAAAAACCGGTGAAGTAAAAGGGACTGGAATAACAACAACCGATGCATTAATTCATTTGTTGTCAATAATAAAATCAGCTAATTATTCAGGAGTTTCAAGTACAAAAATTGTAACAAATTAA
- a CDS encoding arsenic efflux protein, producing the protein MELNWLDIFKQTFMISGFVLFLMLIIEYINVQTKGKWSNPIKNSRWLQLFIAIFLGITPGCAGVFTVVSLYTHNIINFSALLAGSIATVGDEAFVMISASPVLALKIAAGVIIIAIVAGVFFNLFIKSKPRIQNEKHFVTHGDECCSTKPTLYTIKLQLQKFTFARAMLLMVLIFIIFSQIIPFGEAGGGEHEEGLFSAESIIFMLMGLISTFIILTVPEHFLMDHLWEHVLKKHFFRLFLWTLGSIIAISILTNYFSFNEWAKLNLIYVLLLALIIGIIPISGPHILFITLFMDGIIPFSFLLANSVVQEGHGGIPLLAEDKWSFVKIKAIKIVIGLIIGLSGMYFSF; encoded by the coding sequence ATGGAATTAAACTGGCTAGATATATTTAAGCAAACCTTTATGATTTCTGGGTTTGTGCTGTTTCTGATGCTCATAATTGAGTATATAAATGTACAAACAAAGGGAAAATGGAGTAACCCAATAAAAAATTCTCGTTGGCTTCAACTTTTTATTGCAATATTTCTTGGAATAACTCCTGGCTGTGCAGGTGTATTCACAGTTGTGTCGCTTTACACACATAATATAATTAATTTTTCAGCTTTACTTGCCGGGTCAATTGCTACCGTAGGCGATGAAGCCTTTGTAATGATTTCTGCATCACCTGTACTGGCACTTAAAATTGCTGCCGGTGTTATTATTATTGCAATTGTCGCCGGTGTCTTTTTTAATTTATTTATTAAAAGTAAACCAAGAATTCAGAATGAAAAGCATTTTGTGACACATGGCGATGAATGTTGTTCAACTAAGCCAACATTATACACAATAAAATTGCAATTGCAGAAATTTACATTTGCAAGAGCAATGTTATTAATGGTTTTAATTTTTATTATATTTAGTCAGATTATTCCTTTTGGTGAAGCAGGAGGAGGAGAACACGAGGAAGGACTTTTCTCTGCAGAGTCAATTATATTTATGCTAATGGGATTAATTTCAACTTTTATTATTTTAACTGTTCCCGAGCATTTTCTTATGGATCATTTATGGGAGCATGTTCTTAAAAAACATTTTTTCAGATTGTTTTTATGGACATTAGGTTCAATTATTGCAATTTCAATTCTTACTAACTATTTCTCGTTTAATGAATGGGCAAAATTAAATTTAATATATGTTTTGTTACTAGCTTTAATTATAGGAATAATCCCAATTTCAGGTCCGCATATTTTATTTATAACATTATTTATGGATGGAATTATTCCGTTTAGTTTTCTTCTGGCAAATTCTGTAGTTCAGGAAGGACACGGTGGAATACCATTACTTGCAGAAGATAAATGGAGCTTTGTTAAAATAAAGGCAATTAAAATTGTTATTGGACTGATAATAGGACTTTCCGGAATGTATTTTTCATTTTAA